The proteins below are encoded in one region of Borrelia duttonii Ly:
- the cdaA gene encoding diadenylate cyclase CdaA, protein MIDINNINQIKDIISRILDISLISILVYYIYKNVINSYSVNLLKGMIIITSIGIISYYFNLYTINWLLTYIANILPIAMLILFHQEIKKIIMQIGNFNLSFKLANNKEETIKTITEIIKAIKHLSENKSGSLICIEKKIQLEQIINKGIKLDSIVSNEILISIFDYETPLHDGAVIISNNKIVYAGSFLPLSNVESISKTFGTRHRAGLGISENSDAITIITSEETGSISLTRNGKLEYNLSLNEVKKKLNIALIE, encoded by the coding sequence ATGATAGACATAAATAATATAAATCAAATTAAAGATATCATCTCTAGGATATTAGACATAAGTTTAATTAGCATCTTAGTCTATTATATCTATAAAAATGTAATTAATTCCTATTCGGTAAATCTACTTAAAGGAATGATTATAATTACATCCATTGGCATCATATCTTATTATTTCAATTTATATACGATCAATTGGTTATTAACTTACATAGCAAATATACTACCAATTGCAATGCTTATATTATTTCATCAGGAAATCAAAAAAATAATAATGCAAATTGGAAACTTTAATCTATCTTTTAAACTTGCAAATAATAAAGAAGAAACTATAAAAACTATTACTGAAATAATTAAAGCAATCAAACATCTATCAGAAAATAAATCCGGCAGCTTAATCTGCATAGAAAAAAAAATACAATTGGAACAAATAATAAACAAAGGAATAAAATTAGATTCCATTGTATCCAACGAAATTTTAATATCAATTTTTGACTATGAAACACCTTTACATGATGGAGCAGTTATTATTAGCAATAATAAAATAGTATATGCTGGGTCTTTTTTACCATTATCTAATGTAGAATCTATTAGTAAAACATTTGGAACAAGACATAGAGCAGGACTTGGAATTTCTGAAAACTCAGATGCAATAACAATAATAACATCTGAAGAAACTGGATCTATTTCACTAACAAGAAATGGAAAATTAGAATATAATTTAAGCTTGAATGAAGTCAAAAAAAAACTAAATATTGCATTAATAGAATGA
- a CDS encoding YbbR-like domain-containing protein — translation MMITKKFINIIKLLFEDWQNKAISILIAIIMFITFYFNSIESVNIEKNFNILLENEVTLGKMPDFNKILLTVKINKKDSKYLDFERIILSVEANNIKEAGEYELPIKIKNFNPIPIVEYKLSKNKIKINLDKKISKLVKVEPKFKLIEKEGKGEYFIAKYNIVPERLTIHGPEKVIKSINTIKTKIKEFDTNTVFISDHLEVISPDQLITLEKNHVILNITLGKKYIQTTITKPNLIFNNLKNGLEIKNKEKILDSENEMFIKIRSGLSEKITKMHINNNNINLNLDLSKIENPGIYDIKTDIILKNNTYGIEVYEYEPKTIQVEITANE, via the coding sequence ATGATGATAACTAAAAAATTCATAAACATAATTAAGTTATTATTTGAAGATTGGCAAAATAAAGCTATTTCTATCCTAATAGCTATTATTATGTTCATCACGTTTTACTTTAACAGCATAGAATCGGTCAATATAGAAAAAAATTTTAATATTTTACTAGAAAATGAAGTCACATTGGGTAAAATGCCTGATTTTAATAAAATATTACTTACAGTCAAAATTAATAAAAAAGATTCAAAATATTTAGATTTTGAACGAATAATTTTATCAGTTGAAGCTAATAACATAAAAGAAGCTGGGGAATATGAATTGCCAATAAAAATTAAAAATTTTAATCCTATTCCTATAGTTGAATATAAACTCTCAAAAAACAAAATCAAGATAAATCTTGATAAAAAAATTTCAAAATTAGTAAAAGTCGAACCCAAGTTCAAATTAATTGAAAAAGAAGGAAAAGGTGAATATTTTATTGCAAAATATAACATAGTACCTGAAAGACTAACAATACATGGCCCTGAAAAAGTAATAAAATCAATAAATACAATTAAAACAAAAATAAAAGAATTTGACACAAACACTGTATTTATTTCTGATCATCTTGAAGTAATATCTCCAGATCAATTAATAACGCTTGAAAAAAACCACGTAATACTTAACATTACCTTAGGTAAAAAATATATACAAACAACAATAACAAAACCTAACTTAATTTTTAATAATCTAAAAAATGGGCTAGAAATAAAAAATAAAGAAAAAATTTTGGATTCAGAAAATGAAATGTTTATCAAAATAAGAAGTGGACTATCAGAAAAAATCACCAAAATGCATATAAATAATAACAATATTAATCTTAACCTCGATTTAAGTAAAATCGAAAATCCTGGAATTTATGATATTAAAACAGACATAATACTTAAAAATAACACTTATGGCATAGAAGTATATGAATATGAACCTAAAACAATACAAGTAGAAATAACTGCCAATGAATAA
- a CDS encoding 4'-phosphopantetheinyl transferase superfamily protein has protein sequence MNNKMTKSIGCDIIKVMRLSSFLKNKKKLERFFTQREIENLKMKGKGVLESLAGKFSAKESLLKALSPLVNSKIKYSLKDIEIISLPKGNVTFQLHNDIKKLIAKMNLKLYLTISHEREYAVTFVIVEN, from the coding sequence ATGAATAATAAAATGACGAAATCAATAGGATGTGATATAATAAAAGTCATGAGACTTTCTAGTTTTTTAAAAAATAAAAAAAAACTAGAAAGATTTTTTACACAAAGAGAAATTGAAAACTTAAAAATGAAAGGAAAAGGAGTTTTAGAAAGTTTAGCCGGTAAGTTTTCAGCAAAAGAATCATTGCTCAAAGCTTTAAGTCCACTAGTAAATAGTAAAATAAAATATTCACTTAAAGATATTGAAATCATCAGTTTACCAAAAGGTAATGTAACGTTCCAATTGCATAATGATATTAAAAAATTAATCGCAAAAATGAATCTAAAACTGTATTTAACAATTTCGCATGAACGGGAGTATGCTGTTACATTTGTAATAGTAGAAAATTAA
- a CDS encoding DUF2225 domain-containing protein: MKKISYFTKEEIECPLCKQKFRKEELLTGSSRLISGKLKVDLKREYITNEKYGDIYPRIYSIIVCPNCYLSAFPNEFHTITLINNKTKQLLINHTNERKQIKEIFEDDLNFNQPRRLQEGAASYILAIMCYEHLDKNHNPTLNQAKCAIRAAWTLEDLEKKYPNKNYNYLQKIFYHKAAYLYKLTIEKEQNNSEPINSAIIFGPDTDKNYGYDGVLYLSGLLEYFYGNIENKQYRYNQLIEIKTLLSKIAGMGKSSKEKPSILLDKIKEVYFKISREIKTFK; this comes from the coding sequence ATGAAAAAGATATCATACTTTACAAAAGAAGAAATTGAATGTCCTTTATGTAAACAAAAATTTAGAAAAGAGGAATTATTAACAGGAAGTAGCAGATTAATATCTGGCAAACTCAAAGTTGATTTAAAAAGAGAATATATCACAAATGAAAAGTACGGTGACATCTATCCCAGAATATATTCAATAATAGTATGTCCTAACTGTTATCTCTCAGCTTTCCCAAATGAATTTCACACAATAACACTTATTAATAATAAAACAAAACAACTCCTAATAAACCATACTAATGAACGCAAACAAATAAAAGAAATTTTTGAAGATGACTTAAACTTCAACCAACCAAGAAGACTTCAAGAGGGAGCTGCAAGTTATATCCTTGCAATAATGTGTTATGAACATCTAGACAAAAACCACAATCCAACCCTAAATCAAGCAAAATGTGCAATAAGAGCAGCCTGGACATTAGAAGATCTAGAAAAGAAATATCCAAACAAAAACTATAATTATTTACAAAAAATATTTTATCATAAAGCAGCATATCTTTATAAACTGACAATAGAAAAAGAACAAAATAACTCAGAACCCATTAATTCTGCAATCATTTTTGGTCCTGATACAGACAAAAATTATGGATATGACGGTGTCTTATATTTATCAGGATTATTAGAATATTTTTATGGAAATATAGAAAATAAACAATACAGGTATAACCAGTTAATTGAAATAAAAACCCTTCTGTCTAAAATAGCCGGAATGGGAAAATCATCAAAAGAAAAACCTTCTATCCTCTTAGATAAAATAAAAGAAGTTTATTTTAAGATATCACGTGAAATAAAAACTTTTAAATAA
- the truA gene encoding tRNA pseudouridine(38-40) synthase TruA, with amino-acid sequence MKKILAEIAYDGSLYHGFQIQPTKPTIQGEIEKALEKINKTKVKIQSAGRTDKGVHAKRQIISFYIKININLKNLKTAINSLLKNDIRIIKLKYVSNEFQPRFHAKKRKYTYYILNNENHYPWEEYQAYYVRKKLNINRLNTMAEMLIGLHDFTTFSCIRDQTNSKLKEIYLAKFKKKNKFIVFEIIGSSFLWKMVRSIVGTMIDIEIKNESVDTFIKILKSKNRKYARTTAPAKALFLDRVFYE; translated from the coding sequence ATGAAAAAAATACTTGCAGAAATAGCATATGATGGCTCACTATATCATGGTTTTCAAATTCAACCTACAAAACCAACAATCCAAGGAGAAATAGAAAAAGCATTAGAAAAAATAAATAAAACAAAAGTCAAAATTCAATCAGCAGGTAGAACAGATAAAGGAGTTCACGCAAAAAGACAAATAATATCTTTTTATATAAAAATAAATATTAATCTTAAAAATTTAAAGACAGCAATAAATTCTCTCCTAAAAAATGATATTAGAATAATTAAATTAAAGTATGTATCAAATGAATTTCAACCCAGATTTCATGCCAAGAAAAGAAAATATACCTATTACATACTTAACAATGAAAATCATTATCCTTGGGAAGAATATCAAGCCTACTATGTAAGAAAAAAACTAAATATTAATAGATTAAATACAATGGCTGAAATGTTAATTGGTTTGCATGATTTTACAACCTTTTCATGTATTAGAGATCAAACAAATTCAAAATTAAAAGAAATTTACTTAGCTAAATTTAAGAAAAAAAACAAATTTATCGTCTTTGAAATAATAGGCTCTTCATTTTTATGGAAAATGGTAAGATCAATAGTAGGAACAATGATCGACATAGAAATCAAAAATGAATCTGTTGATACCTTCATAAAAATATTAAAGTCGAAAAACAGAAAATATGCACGAACAACGGCACCTGCAAAAGCTTTATTTTTAGATAGGGTTTTTTATGAATAA
- a CDS encoding uracil-DNA glycosylase family protein, producing the protein MNKNKLIKKIILFRILKNNISGNIYYNYKEEIEKIKNTIIKVKNVDTLEQTHIKENQPIKSVEHNTKQTNTKNLLIIYIDKKHLNKNTNAIIKKWCESISILNYKIINNSNTLIAEIDNQQPKAILACEEVELFLNQNLRIQIVRGFELKFKKIPIVFTHLPTSQISNPELKKEIWQDLKMIKGIVKYG; encoded by the coding sequence ATGAATAAAAATAAACTAATAAAAAAAATAATATTATTTAGAATACTGAAAAATAATATATCGGGAAACATTTATTACAACTATAAAGAAGAAATTGAAAAAATTAAAAATACAATAATAAAAGTTAAAAATGTAGATACATTAGAACAAACACATATCAAAGAAAATCAACCAATAAAATCAGTAGAACATAATACAAAACAAACCAATACAAAAAATTTATTAATAATATATATAGATAAAAAACATTTAAATAAAAATACAAATGCAATAATCAAAAAATGGTGTGAAAGCATAAGTATATTAAATTATAAAATAATAAATAATTCTAATACGCTAATTGCAGAGATTGATAATCAACAACCCAAAGCAATTCTTGCTTGCGAAGAAGTAGAATTATTTTTAAATCAAAACTTAAGAATTCAAATTGTTAGAGGATTTGAATTAAAATTTAAAAAAATTCCAATAGTATTTACGCATCTTCCTACAAGTCAAATAAGCAATCCAGAACTCAAAAAAGAAATCTGGCAAGATCTAAAAATGATAAAAGGCATAGTAAAATATGGATGA
- the priA gene encoding replication restart helicase PriA has protein sequence MDDNLEQNFYYDIAFNIPINRLFLYKYKLTLKTGTRVITNFHGKEKIGIIIKRYYKEELKEDFTFSIKDILKVIDDHPIITEHNINLARWISQKTFSGFGETLFCGLPKISTSNKKIKNNKSESPKSKVSIQLNEEQNKIYKDIIESSIQNTFYLFGVPGSGKTEIFIKLCENYLEQKKQIIFLIPEISLGYQIIQRLKSSLSTNNIYEYNSKVSNSNKIAIWNKVKNGESLIILGIKSALMLPFTNLGLIIMDEEHEHTYKSENTPRFHSRHIGFFLQNTFNAKFIMGSATPSLEAYLAMKNNQIKKMILKNKFLTKTLKELKIIDMKKEPQIISSELLYNIQKSILEKRQALIFINKRGYSNTLECKICEHIICCPNCSVNLTYHQNENKLICHYCNHKTNIISTCPKCNSKDIMYKTYGIQFVEKELKKFLPNARIARIDSNINQKEISQSINAFENEQLDILIGTQIIAKGFNFKQIKTLGIINADIGIDFPDFRSSEKIFAIISQVLGRAARFKSDNTIIIQTKNPNYYAIKYAYEGKYEEFYQEEIKIRKELNYPPFKKIIRIVVRSQKQEAAKHKCSEFFDISKEFLNDDIEYIGPSKAPISKISKYYRYNILYLSKTFNPLEKLIRNTKERIKNTKDTYIEIDYYPLSLL, from the coding sequence ATGGATGATAACCTGGAACAAAATTTCTACTATGACATTGCATTCAATATACCTATCAATAGACTTTTTCTTTATAAGTACAAACTAACATTAAAAACAGGCACAAGAGTAATAACAAATTTTCATGGAAAAGAAAAAATTGGAATAATAATTAAAAGATATTACAAAGAAGAACTAAAAGAAGATTTTACATTTTCAATAAAAGATATATTAAAGGTCATTGACGATCATCCAATAATCACAGAACATAATATTAATCTTGCACGTTGGATTAGTCAAAAAACATTTTCTGGATTTGGAGAAACTTTATTTTGTGGCTTACCTAAAATTTCAACTTCAAATAAAAAAATAAAAAACAATAAGAGTGAAAGTCCAAAATCCAAAGTATCTATTCAATTAAATGAAGAACAAAATAAAATTTATAAAGACATTATTGAATCAAGTATCCAAAATACATTTTATTTATTTGGTGTTCCGGGTTCTGGAAAAACAGAAATATTTATTAAATTATGCGAAAACTATTTAGAACAAAAAAAACAAATAATTTTTCTCATTCCTGAAATTTCATTAGGTTATCAAATAATTCAAAGACTTAAATCAAGCTTAAGCACAAACAATATTTATGAATATAACTCTAAAGTATCCAATTCAAATAAAATTGCTATATGGAACAAAGTCAAAAATGGAGAAAGTTTAATCATACTTGGAATTAAGAGCGCATTAATGCTACCATTTACAAATTTAGGATTAATAATCATGGATGAAGAACATGAACACACATATAAATCTGAAAACACCCCACGATTTCATTCAAGACATATAGGATTTTTTTTACAAAACACTTTTAATGCCAAATTTATAATGGGAAGTGCAACTCCATCACTTGAGGCATATCTTGCAATGAAGAATAATCAAATTAAAAAGATGATCTTAAAAAATAAATTTTTAACAAAAACATTAAAAGAACTTAAAATAATTGATATGAAAAAAGAACCTCAAATAATATCTTCAGAATTACTTTACAATATACAAAAAAGTATACTTGAAAAAAGGCAAGCATTAATCTTTATTAATAAAAGAGGATACTCAAACACACTTGAATGTAAAATTTGTGAACACATAATTTGTTGTCCTAACTGTTCTGTTAATCTAACTTATCATCAAAATGAAAATAAACTCATTTGTCATTACTGTAATCATAAAACAAATATAATAAGCACTTGTCCCAAATGTAACTCAAAAGACATTATGTATAAAACATATGGTATTCAATTTGTAGAAAAAGAACTAAAAAAATTTTTGCCAAATGCACGAATAGCAAGAATAGACTCTAATATTAATCAAAAAGAAATTTCTCAATCAATAAATGCATTTGAAAATGAACAGTTAGATATCTTAATTGGAACGCAAATTATTGCCAAAGGTTTTAATTTTAAACAAATTAAAACATTAGGGATTATTAATGCAGATATTGGAATAGATTTTCCTGATTTTAGAAGTAGTGAAAAAATCTTTGCAATAATTTCACAAGTCTTAGGAAGAGCCGCAAGATTTAAAAGTGATAATACAATTATTATTCAAACAAAAAATCCAAATTATTATGCCATAAAATATGCATATGAAGGTAAATACGAAGAATTTTATCAAGAAGAAATAAAAATTCGAAAAGAATTAAATTATCCTCCCTTTAAAAAAATAATCAGAATAGTAGTTAGAAGTCAAAAACAAGAAGCTGCCAAACATAAATGTTCAGAATTTTTCGACATATCTAAAGAATTCTTAAATGACGATATAGAATATATTGGCCCATCAAAGGCCCCCATATCAAAAATATCCAAATACTACAGATATAACATTTTATATTTATCAAAAACATTTAACCCACTTGAAAAGTTAATACGCAATACAAAAGAAAGAATAAAAAATACAAAAGACACATATATTGAAATAGATTATTATCCTCTTTCACTACTTTAA
- the udk gene encoding uridine kinase, with protein MVKIIGISGGSGSGKTTIVNKISEVISEFVLISQDNYYKSVGDYEYEFLDVNFDHPDAFDNNLFYKQLKKLKENQSINMPLYDFINHKRRDETIKIVPTPIIIVEGIMIFVEERVRNLIDLKIYIDTPNDIRFIRRLERDMSKRGRTLESVIEQYLRTTRAGYYRFIEPTKEYADLIIPEGGHNDKALYVLSSFLKTLVKDSSKFF; from the coding sequence ATGGTTAAGATTATCGGAATATCTGGTGGATCTGGAAGTGGTAAAACTACAATTGTTAATAAAATTAGTGAAGTTATTTCTGAATTCGTTCTTATATCTCAGGACAATTATTATAAAAGTGTTGGGGATTATGAGTATGAGTTTTTAGATGTTAATTTTGATCATCCCGATGCTTTTGATAATAATTTATTTTATAAGCAATTGAAAAAATTAAAAGAAAATCAATCGATTAATATGCCACTTTATGATTTTATTAACCATAAAAGAAGAGATGAAACTATTAAGATAGTGCCTACTCCTATTATTATTGTTGAAGGTATTATGATTTTTGTTGAGGAACGTGTACGTAATTTAATAGATTTGAAGATATATATCGATACTCCTAATGATATTAGATTTATTAGAAGGCTTGAACGAGATATGTCTAAGAGAGGGCGTACATTAGAGTCTGTTATTGAGCAATATTTACGTACAACCAGAGCAGGATATTACAGGTTTATTGAACCTACTAAGGAATATGCTGATTTAATTATTCCTGAAGGAGGACACAATGATAAAGCTCTTTATGTTCTTTCATCTTTTTTAAAGACACTTGTAAAGGATAGTTCAAAATTTTTTTAA
- a CDS encoding rhodanese-like domain-containing protein translates to MIVSYLKLICLIVFLFFYIWFFIILKMKRTNIALLEKIKNGAKILDIRSPKEYTKSHYTRAINIPFKNLFAKKDKLGSLDTQIIIYGKSFSKSFEAEKLLKGLGFKNVFVAGTLKNMPKLPGSKEEING, encoded by the coding sequence ATGATTGTTAGTTATTTAAAGCTTATATGTTTAATAGTTTTTCTCTTTTTTTATATTTGGTTTTTTATTATTTTAAAAATGAAGAGAACAAACATAGCCTTATTAGAAAAAATTAAAAATGGTGCAAAAATATTAGATATTAGATCTCCTAAGGAATATACTAAGTCTCATTATACAAGAGCTATTAATATTCCTTTTAAAAATTTATTTGCAAAAAAAGATAAATTGGGTAGTTTGGATACTCAAATAATAATTTATGGTAAAAGTTTTAGCAAGTCTTTTGAAGCTGAGAAGCTTTTAAAAGGGTTAGGGTTTAAAAATGTATTTGTAGCAGGAACATTGAAAAATATGCCTAAATTGCCCGGCTCTAAAGAAGAGATTAATGGTTAA
- a CDS encoding YitT family protein: MKKKKNKWTRIKQKFKFIILKILRKQLKNVFKDPKLILISTLQIIMGSLLMAISTNILYIPHGLLSGGIAGISLMLHYLLDFNLGLTIFMLNIPLFIIGIKFLNITFVIQSWIAMALYSLIVNYSQFLQYKIQLNDMILVSILAGLISGLGLGLIFKAKGSSGGTDIISMIIKEKYSISIGTTNFLFNLAVLLIAATFFNIEIALYTLIASFVTAIMTDKTSTGFGNQKAILIISDKGKEISYLLTNKLKVAATLLEGKGAWAGNDKTIVFIVVPTMRMSRIKYISQKIDPNCFITVINTNEITGGKKIIETNTNKNDIAS, encoded by the coding sequence ATGAAGAAAAAAAAGAACAAATGGACTAGAATAAAGCAAAAATTTAAATTTATTATATTAAAAATATTAAGAAAACAACTTAAAAATGTCTTTAAAGATCCTAAACTAATATTAATTAGCACTTTACAAATAATAATGGGCTCACTCTTAATGGCAATATCCACAAACATTTTATACATACCACATGGACTCTTAAGTGGTGGAATTGCGGGAATTTCATTGATGTTACACTATCTTTTAGATTTCAATCTAGGGCTTACAATCTTTATGTTAAATATTCCATTATTTATTATTGGAATAAAATTTTTAAATATAACTTTTGTAATTCAAAGCTGGATTGCAATGGCTTTATATTCTTTAATAGTCAATTATTCACAATTTTTACAATATAAAATTCAACTAAATGACATGATACTTGTGTCAATTTTAGCAGGTTTAATATCAGGTCTTGGACTTGGCTTAATATTTAAAGCAAAAGGTTCATCGGGCGGTACGGATATAATTTCTATGATAATTAAAGAAAAATATTCAATTAGTATTGGAACTACAAACTTTCTATTTAATCTTGCAGTATTGTTAATTGCAGCAACATTTTTTAATATCGAAATTGCTCTTTATACCCTCATAGCTTCATTTGTAACAGCTATAATGACAGACAAAACAAGTACAGGATTTGGCAACCAAAAAGCAATTCTCATCATCTCAGATAAAGGAAAAGAGATATCCTACTTGCTTACCAATAAATTAAAAGTAGCAGCTACACTACTTGAAGGTAAAGGCGCTTGGGCTGGCAATGACAAAACCATAGTTTTTATAGTAGTTCCAACAATGCGTATGTCTAGAATCAAATATATTTCTCAAAAAATTGACCCCAACTGTTTTATTACAGTCATTAACACAAATGAAATAACTGGTGGGAAAAAAATTATCGAAACAAATACAAATAAAAATGACATTGCAAGTTAA
- a CDS encoding RluA family pseudouridine synthase has translation MEKLKKEFIVKHNSQRLDIYLSEHLCLFNRSQIKKRELKAFKFNDGYFSAIKLSKPVFINDRILIEFNESIDLGEYLVPLNLPINILYEDINVIVIEKPQGILSHPGISNLENTVVNFLLHHISNLRYKFQENKIRPGIVHRLDKETSGVMICAKNLETLNFLFEQFKNRSVKKVYIAIVKGNFKVDSGIIDTFIDRDRYDRKKFTVHKNSGKRALTEYKVLISMKNYSLVVLQPKTGRTHQLRVHMKYLNHPILGDDIYSRLDQEFKEISLMLHSFKLEISIKEGFLKKFISVLPKRFIDFLSNFYDDATLDLLVKDLNVVLDKF, from the coding sequence ATGGAAAAACTTAAAAAAGAGTTTATTGTAAAGCATAATTCTCAAAGATTAGATATTTATTTATCAGAACATTTGTGTCTTTTTAATAGAAGTCAGATTAAAAAGAGGGAATTAAAAGCATTTAAATTTAATGATGGTTATTTTAGTGCAATTAAATTATCTAAGCCCGTTTTTATAAATGATAGAATATTAATAGAATTTAATGAAAGTATTGATTTAGGAGAATATTTGGTACCCTTGAATTTGCCCATTAATATTCTTTATGAGGACATAAATGTCATTGTTATAGAAAAACCTCAAGGGATTTTAAGTCATCCTGGTATATCAAATTTAGAGAATACTGTTGTGAATTTTTTATTACATCATATATCGAATTTAAGATATAAGTTTCAGGAAAATAAAATTAGACCTGGAATTGTGCATAGGTTGGATAAAGAGACTTCTGGTGTAATGATTTGTGCTAAAAATCTGGAAACTTTAAATTTCTTATTTGAGCAGTTTAAGAATAGATCTGTTAAGAAGGTTTATATTGCGATTGTTAAAGGTAATTTTAAAGTTGATAGTGGAATTATTGATACTTTTATAGATAGAGATAGATATGATAGAAAAAAGTTTACTGTGCATAAAAATAGTGGAAAGAGAGCATTAACCGAATATAAAGTATTAATTAGTATGAAAAATTATTCATTAGTAGTTCTTCAACCTAAAACAGGGCGTACTCATCAATTAAGAGTTCATATGAAATATTTAAATCATCCAATATTAGGCGATGATATTTATTCTAGGCTAGATCAAGAATTTAAAGAAATATCTTTGATGCTTCATTCTTTTAAGCTTGAAATTAGTATTAAAGAAGGTTTTTTAAAGAAGTTTATTTCAGTATTGCCCAAAAGATTCATTGATTTTTTATCGAATTTTTATGATGATGCAACATTGGATTTACTTGTTAAAGATTTGAATGTTGTTTTAGATAAGTTTTAA